The DNA region ACAACTGACCTGGTCATTCTGATATTTTGAACTATGCGTTTGTCTTTTAGAAGTTTGACATGTAAATACCTATAATGTTATATGACCCAGTCTCTGAACAATTTCATATATGATATCAAATCATTTGGATCCTCTAACAAACTGGGAAcgttttataataaatcatcTCACGTCtgaatgtttgttgttgttgatataTAAGTTAGAGTAATGCAGAATGAATGAATCCGGTGAAAAACACAGGCGTATTTTTCTCTGTACCAAGTagtaaaaaaagagtttttatatttgagtGATTCATCAACTAGGGGAATTATTTTGTCCCCTAGGATGGTTCTATCATTAATTGTAGTTTACTCCGACTTAATTTTAAGAGtgttaaatatacaataactttttttgggggggatgTTGATGTTGAgacatgttacatttttatttccaccttatcaaataaatatatatatatatatatatatatatatatatatatatatatatatatatatatatcaacaacttatgaatgattatataatatcattCATAAGTTGAGACTTTGTGTAGGCTAATACATTCATAAAGAAcataaactgaattattttatatgtatgtttcaCTTACTATCGATTACGTATATCATTTTATACACATCTTCGTTGCTGTTACTCTATAAATCGCAGACGACCTGAAGAGGGCGCCATTGCGCAAATGCGTTCTATCAAAGACCGTTCTACGTCGCTTGGCtctgttaccatggcaacataAAGCTTGAAACATGGAGGAGCTTCAGAATCGATATTTATCTGTTTGCGCCGAAGTTCAGCGGCCTCCAAATACATGTGTTTTGGAAGTCTTGGAAGACAACATTAGTAGGTTGGTTTGGAAAGATTATAATACAGTATGAGTGTGAGCAGTCGTTTGGACTTTTGTGTAAATgaatggtgtttttttatttgttaaattcagTGATGGCTCGCTCAAACTGAACGGTAATGATCAACTGAAGCATGGAGACAGATTGACAGATGATGATATGCTGGTCTTGTCAAAAACATTCGTGGGAAATTCGGCTATAAAGGGTAAATATTAACTCGTCCTACCCAGACTTGTAGGTCATGCAAATCATAAACTATTGCACATATTTACAAGTTTATTGTAACCTATACCTGAATCAAGAAGCTCTACTTTAAACTGAACTTAAAGTTAAATGTCATTGCAGGTATAGACCTTAGATACAACAATATCACAGATAATGGAGCTGTTTATGTCGCACATCTCATTCAGGTACTGTTTGTCATCAGTGTTTcacattatgtttatattttaagcaTACTACTCACACTTTAAAggaatattgtaattttaacagGCGAGTGAGTCCCTTCGGTCTCTTGATCTGATGTGTAATGACATTGAGGCAGATGGTGCAGAAGTGATAGCAAAAAGTTTGCACGTAAGTGTGGCTAATTTagaattaatgttaaaattcCTCTGTACAGTAATTATAGGAGTTAAATTAATGCCAATATTTATCACAATTTTACCATTTAAGTTCTGCtaatttcacagaaaaacaaaagtctGAAGATGATCAGAATGACAGGAAATAAGATTGGAAATAAAGGTGCCATGCAACTGGCTGCCATGTTGCAGATCAACTCTACCCTAGAAGAAATAGACATCTCAGACTGTGATTTGGTGAGTTTGTCGAGTAAAATTCGAACATTTGAGATTTTGTCCGTTTGAATTAAAgtactgtgtttttttggttttttttactaGGCTACAGAAAGTGTAATAGCGTTTGCCATTGTCCTTAAGAATAACAGACGAATCCGTGCTATTAATGTTAGCCGACCTCTTCTTTTCAGTCTTCAGgtatgtttttttagaaaaactgctttgaaatgcatactttttattattattttttttgtaaaagtcttgtttttgtaataataatctTAACTTAAATGATAGGAGGAAACAACAGTCCATATGGCACAGATGCTGGTGGTAAATAAGACACTGAGGGAGCTGCACTTGGGAAAACATGACATGACTGATACTGGCGTGGAGAGGCTGTGTGAAGCACTGAAGTTAAACGTCTCTCTACGCTACTTGAATCTTCACTGGTACATGCTCACTCACATAATTGTCTTATTCATGACtctaaagggatggttcacacAAAAAAGACAATTCAGTTATTGTTTACTCTCCCTTAATTCTTTTGAAaactgtggggtttttttgaaaaagtgttTTCAGTTGCTGGCGACCATGCCTTTCCACCATCATTGTATGACATAGAGGAACTCAGACATGACAgttcttttgtgctccacagaaaaTTTCACCttcatttatatagcgctttatgCAATACAGATTGTTTCAAAGGAGCTTCGAGGagtaataaacaggaaaataacatCAAATTTCATCAAATTGTAATTCTGCTGCAAAGAAGCCACAAAGACAGTAGTGACATTATTCAGCTTAAGTTTGTTGATTGTGTTCAGTattgattcatttcagttcaacAAACGTGTAAAGTTCATCGGTTATGAAACGCTTAAAAGATGGTCATGAGAGAAATTataatttctgtgttttttaacaGTAACAGAATCGCACGGGATGGAGCCAAATGCTTATCTGAGGTCCTGAAACAAAATCCCTCTTTGGAGATTCTAGATCTTTCTTCCAATCGCATTGAAGATGATGGTGCAGCGTATCTAAGTGAAGCTATCAAGCTGCCACACAGCAAACTCAAAGCGTTAGTGTACTTTACTTACAAAACAACCCTATTAAACTTCAATTAATTTCAACATTGAACTATATCCTTTGTTTGCGCTGACCAGCTTACGTCATCATTTTTGCCTTCTAGACTGTCTGTTACAAGCAACAACATTGGAAAGGAAGGTCTTATGTCCCTCAGTGAGGCAATGAAATTGAATTCCCGtctcacacacatttatatctGGGGGAACAAACTTGAGGAGCCGGTTTGCATGGTGAGATTCCACAAATCATTAAATGATCAGGTAAAGTGTTCAACTAGTGGTcattaaaatgtcttgatgTTGTCTCTACATGTATAATCAGGCTTTCTCTCGGCTGATAAGCAGCGGGCGGCTTTTGGAGAAGAACACAGATGTTTTTCCCTATGAGGTGGACAATCATGTTTTTCTAGCAGAAGCATCTCATGGTTTACGCAGGCATTACTATTGGACATCCAGATATGGGGAATATGAAGACTCAAGTAATTCAGCTCTGGCCCTGATGGCATCCGATTCATTGGCTCTGGACGTCTATCCAGACTCACATTCATGATTCACCATTTTGTCCAAAAGTGCATGTTGTGACAGATTAAGACCAAACTTGATtgtgattttttgttgttgttgttgttgttgaactTTTTCAGTTGCTGGCAAGCAAAATAATCCACAGGACAGTTggttacatttgtatttattataattaatcacCAAGTTAGTGTTTTTGATTACAGCCTTTTTGTCCATGTGTCCAGTCTTTGGAAATGTCACAGACTGCCATGATGTCTGCGAAAAACACGtcatttatgtaaattaattgcTCTGACACTTAGTCTTCGCTGTATTGGGTGTCACATGCAAATTTTCCAACAGTTTTGGCAGGACAGATAAAAGTCAGAGAGATTTTGATTTAGCAAGTTAAgtccactgcaaaaaaaataggCTCGTCTAATGTTTAGGTATTGTTTCTagtcaaaatatcaaaaaattctttaattaaaatgcatttaatagatCAGCAAAATTACATAACATATTTACTCTTTAACTTAAGAAAAAATTAACTTAAGTACTtgtaacaattacatttatctGCCAGTGGGatcattttaagaatattttacttACCCCCAAGAAGATTTACTTACAAACAAGAATAAATATCTTAgtaatgtttagatattttgacTATAAACAAGACAGAAATACTACGTAGCATAAGCATCCTTTATAGTGTCTTAAACAATCAATGTAAATAAGAAGGGaagcaaatgaataataaaaaatactcatAATCTCTAATATAGTGCAAACAATCAACAGTGATATTCAATACAAAAATCACACAGATGTAAGAATCTCAGTTAGAAGATGCTTGAGAAAGATGATGTATGGTAATCCTACTTTAACCCTATGCTAACTagttaaaatttaatttcccatgctttcattttaaaatgcaagtttgaaaaatgtaaaagaaattgGGTCAAAGGAAAATATGTAATGGTTGAATGCCTTTCAGTCATCACATTCTCAGTAACATCTTAATTTTTCagtaccttaaaaaaaatcatcaaagcGGTTGAAATGCTTATTAACCTGCAGTTTTTGGTGTGGGCGTGGCCAGCCTGTCACATTCCAGGATGACATTCTTCTTGCTAAGAATTTTTTCCAGCTTCTCTCTCTCAGCTGAACTCAAAGCCCAGTGCTGCAGAGACAGACGGGTCAGGGCCGAGAGCTGCGGAAGGGCCTCCAATAAGGCGGGCAGCCAAGGAGACACTGAGAGAGATGCAGAAGGACTCAGACTGACATCCAGCTCCTCTAGTTCCTTCAGAGAGGCAGCCTTCTGAAAGAGAGACGTCCAACCACCGTCCCCGACGCTACCATTATAAGACAAATCCA from Puntigrus tetrazona isolate hp1 chromosome 24, ASM1883169v1, whole genome shotgun sequence includes:
- the lrrc34 gene encoding leucine-rich repeat-containing protein 34, whose translation is MEELQNRYLSVCAEVQRPPNTCVLEVLEDNISSDGSLKLNGNDQLKHGDRLTDDDMLVLSKTFVGNSAIKGIDLRYNNITDNGAVYVAHLIQASESLRSLDLMCNDIEADGAEVIAKSLHKNKSLKMIRMTGNKIGNKGAMQLAAMLQINSTLEEIDISDCDLATESVIAFAIVLKNNRRIRAINVSRPLLFSLQEETTVHMAQMLVVNKTLRELHLGKHDMTDTGVERLCEALKLNVSLRYLNLHCNRIARDGAKCLSEVLKQNPSLEILDLSSNRIEDDGAAYLSEAIKLPHSKLKALSVTSNNIGKEGLMSLSEAMKLNSRLTHIYIWGNKLEEPVCMAFSRLISSGRLLEKNTDVFPYEVDNHVFLAEASHGLRRHYYWTSRYGEYEDSSNSALALMASDSLALDVYPDSHS